The Lactobacillus sp. ESL0680 genome has a segment encoding these proteins:
- a CDS encoding DUF2577 domain-containing protein, whose protein sequence is MAGERLWRMMHERGGSDNEYCDIVYGTVDSVDPLKVQLANDMILTDDFIVLGKNIGKIVLDSKAKIYAHSDQVGSVSGNRPEIIEKVRYELDNSLKAGDKVTMIRMDGGQQFYLFEREPKVKLKLT, encoded by the coding sequence ATGGCTGGCGAGCGACTCTGGCGAATGATGCATGAGCGTGGCGGTTCAGATAATGAATACTGTGACATTGTTTATGGCACGGTTGATTCAGTTGACCCACTGAAAGTGCAGTTAGCTAACGACATGATTTTGACCGATGATTTTATCGTTCTGGGCAAAAACATCGGCAAGATTGTACTAGATTCTAAGGCTAAGATTTATGCGCATAGTGACCAGGTGGGTAGTGTTTCGGGTAATCGTCCAGAAATTATTGAGAAGGTTAGATATGAATTGGACAATAGTTTAAAGGCTGGTGATAAGGTGACCATGATCCGTATGGATGGTGGTCAGCAATTTTATCTATTTGAACGTGAACCGAAAGTCAAATTGAAATTGACATAG
- a CDS encoding baseplate J/gp47 family protein has translation MTPDELAAEFEEHDVDYYMEEMLDAVPDNIDKREGSVIYDAIAPAALVMAQENQRMAMIIKETYVRTAEGEFLDYRAQERGTNRYPATQTEVKAKITDSDGNAINNVEIGDQFASVGETPIFYTVTQIYDDLTVAMTADDPGTTPNGYLGQILPVTPNDELSWAEITEIIAPARDEETDDHLRARLLGSDDWIAYGGNVADYLAMTSKITEVGATQVYPVWNGAGTVKLVILNNDLMPANQDLITKVKSLIDPTDGEVQGYGLAPIDHQVTITAPTAFTVDIATNIQIDSQHSVDVVKQQINDQLSEYFKNLRASWNLIDPKTGRGYAMMIYRSKILSQIMQIEGVMNATIPSLNCADSDIKLVFDNDTSQLPILGTVTLNE, from the coding sequence GTGACACCAGATGAGTTAGCAGCGGAATTTGAAGAACACGATGTAGATTATTATATGGAAGAAATGCTGGATGCAGTACCAGACAACATTGATAAGCGTGAGGGTTCGGTAATTTATGACGCAATTGCACCTGCTGCTTTGGTTATGGCACAAGAGAATCAACGTATGGCAATGATTATCAAGGAGACATACGTGAGAACCGCTGAGGGTGAATTCTTGGATTATCGGGCGCAAGAGCGAGGTACTAATAGATACCCAGCGACGCAAACAGAGGTCAAAGCGAAGATAACTGATAGCGACGGCAATGCAATTAATAATGTAGAAATAGGCGACCAATTCGCAAGTGTTGGTGAAACGCCTATTTTTTATACCGTCACACAGATTTATGATGACTTAACGGTTGCAATGACTGCTGATGATCCGGGAACAACTCCTAATGGCTATCTAGGACAAATTCTACCAGTTACGCCAAATGATGAATTGTCCTGGGCAGAGATCACAGAAATTATTGCACCAGCACGCGATGAAGAAACTGACGACCACTTACGAGCAAGACTGTTGGGCTCAGATGATTGGATTGCCTACGGTGGCAATGTGGCGGATTATCTAGCAATGACTAGCAAGATTACCGAAGTAGGTGCAACGCAAGTTTATCCCGTTTGGAATGGTGCAGGAACAGTTAAGCTGGTCATTCTGAATAACGATTTAATGCCAGCTAATCAAGATTTAATTACAAAGGTTAAAAGCCTGATTGACCCTACCGACGGTGAAGTTCAAGGCTATGGCTTGGCCCCAATTGACCATCAGGTTACCATAACTGCACCCACAGCCTTTACCGTTGATATTGCGACAAACATTCAGATTGACAGTCAGCATAGTGTAGACGTAGTTAAACAGCAAATTAATGACCAATTATCCGAGTACTTTAAGAATTTGCGAGCAAGCTGGAATTTAATTGATCCTAAGACAGGACGCGGTTATGCTATGATGATTTACCGATCGAAAATATTGTCGCAAATTATGCAAATTGAAGGCGTGATGAACGCCACAATTCCTAGCTTGAATTGTGCGGATAGCGATATTAAGTTAGTGTTTGATAATGATACTTCGCAATTACCTATCTTGGGGACGGTGACACTGAATGAGTAA
- a CDS encoding DUF6838 family protein — protein sequence MTITERIANEIAVIFPDAVIYTENQDSNFQEPSFFIQKILTATTPLLFENQDRKYHYQLVYFPNSDHPNADMERVEDKLLDKFTQLSGFADIHNREFDIDTANTVLEVKFEVWTWAIKQDRTIKQRKVDVNGGVKE from the coding sequence ATGACAATTACAGAGCGCATAGCAAATGAAATAGCAGTGATCTTTCCAGATGCAGTAATTTATACAGAAAACCAAGACAGCAACTTTCAGGAGCCGTCTTTTTTTATCCAGAAAATTCTAACTGCAACTACACCACTGCTGTTTGAGAATCAGGATCGAAAATATCACTACCAGTTAGTGTATTTTCCTAATTCTGACCATCCAAATGCAGATATGGAGCGTGTGGAAGACAAGCTGTTAGATAAATTTACGCAGCTATCAGGTTTTGCCGATATTCATAATCGTGAATTTGACATTGATACAGCTAACACTGTGTTAGAAGTTAAATTCGAGGTTTGGACTTGGGCAATTAAGCAAGATAGAACTATTAAACAAAGAAAGGTAGATGTAAATGGCGGAGTCAAAGAATGA
- a CDS encoding phage tail tube protein has translation MPLEASDFLNGRNAISTKEATVTLTIAGQVYKMIECNEFTAKLEKKKEDIQTLGTHWKRKKTTSIEGTGTLSGYLINSNWIKQAMPYVQNGRDLYFDITLTIEDQTTDWGKQVVQLNNVNLDTIPIADFKADDGVMEVKSDFSFEGFSLINEFNGSLQ, from the coding sequence ATGCCCTTAGAAGCAAGTGATTTTTTAAATGGTAGAAACGCGATTTCTACAAAAGAAGCAACTGTAACCTTAACGATTGCTGGACAAGTCTATAAGATGATTGAATGTAACGAGTTTACAGCCAAATTGGAAAAGAAGAAGGAAGATATTCAAACTCTCGGAACGCACTGGAAGCGGAAGAAGACTACTTCTATTGAAGGAACTGGAACGCTGAGCGGCTACCTGATTAACTCTAATTGGATTAAGCAAGCAATGCCGTACGTTCAAAATGGACGTGACTTGTACTTTGATATTACGTTAACGATTGAAGACCAAACGACTGATTGGGGTAAGCAGGTTGTTCAACTCAATAACGTCAATCTTGACACCATTCCGATTGCTGATTTCAAGGCTGATGATGGTGTAATGGAAGTCAAGTCTGACTTTTCGTTCGAAGGCTTTAGCTTAATCAATGAATTTAATGGCAGTTTACAATAA
- a CDS encoding tape measure protein, with protein MGVIETTIRLNDAFSGTLRKLESGSSGFDKLKGALNGGNMFGNATKQSNGFFKSMVGAQVVGSTISKGMALAGNGIRGMLQELNQSSIAWQTFEGNMHQIGKTPAQIAKAKASMADYAAKTIYDATDMSSTYSQLASVGVKNTGKLVTGFAGLAASAQDPVQAMKTLSQQGTQMAAKPMVQWQDFRLMLEQAPGGISAVAKAMGMSERQMVAQVQKGTIKTDEFFKAVERAGNNANFTKMATKFKTVGQAIQGIKENLAYQLIKQFQRFSKVGIDALDKVNDKINRFDFNKLGDKAMAVFNKIRSAASNIFKGFNSTGALSAIQGMFQDIGKTIGSLSKKASSGGKGNLFTQIGKIGGGAIRGAANAIDGIARAISKMDPGTLKALGAALVILKTGMKGLVFGALIAGLNKLGKLKPDQIKQVATAIKVLAGAFLAFKIGKGIINTISSVGNAFDKLKGLKNIFGKSKEIKTPKIEAPDINAITKPFEGLSNLASGILKFSVALLAVAAAVWVFAQAAATLNSSGGLTMFLGMIIGISGLMIVASGLGSALEIALPGILGFSAAILLIGAAIAIATPGISALSGLVRSIGSAVTSVINAIAGALPGVVAVINSVASGIKNIISQLGQSISQAVNSIGQNVGRIANTIGKSISGVINSVGRSISNVIKSITGGIKGILEGIADTIKSVGQSAKYAGQGVSLMASGMKELSGIGIGRVGAIFAEIVTGAKKLGDTGSNVSKAGNGVSRFVSGLKLAASALKSLKANSKISISIKKPKTFKLQLPKTKSLHITIAKPKIPTPKAPKIKTLHVKVARPVIPQPRMPKLRNIPAPHVGRPSMVGVVSAVRSGMNQAVSAVRSGGNRMVAAVQSAVSRAAAVARSGAGAMQSAGAMIGAGLAAGIRSEIGAVAAAADALVAQADRAARAKAKIHSPSRLFAEVGSFIGQGMALGMNKTTGLVSAAGAGLIDAANTGSSVGVNYTGSGSITPASLTRSQVFSTRNNSSNSSHAVTIAKGAIVINGSSKPQQTADEIMTAIEKRMVEIDNRRL; from the coding sequence ATGGGAGTAATTGAAACTACAATCCGCTTGAATGACGCTTTTAGTGGGACGCTAAGAAAGCTTGAATCAGGTTCGAGCGGCTTCGACAAGCTAAAGGGTGCCTTAAATGGTGGCAACATGTTTGGTAATGCGACAAAGCAATCTAACGGATTTTTCAAGTCAATGGTTGGCGCGCAAGTTGTCGGCAGTACGATTAGCAAAGGTATGGCGTTAGCTGGTAATGGTATAAGAGGTATGCTGCAAGAATTAAATCAATCAAGTATTGCTTGGCAAACGTTTGAAGGCAATATGCATCAGATTGGTAAAACCCCCGCACAAATTGCTAAAGCTAAGGCGTCTATGGCTGATTATGCAGCTAAGACAATCTATGATGCGACTGATATGTCATCTACTTATAGCCAATTAGCTTCTGTAGGTGTTAAAAATACTGGTAAGCTAGTAACTGGTTTTGCTGGTTTAGCTGCATCAGCCCAAGATCCAGTTCAAGCAATGAAAACTTTGAGTCAACAGGGTACACAAATGGCTGCTAAGCCAATGGTCCAATGGCAAGACTTTAGATTAATGTTAGAGCAAGCACCAGGTGGTATTTCAGCTGTTGCTAAAGCAATGGGCATGAGCGAACGACAGATGGTTGCCCAAGTTCAAAAAGGCACAATTAAGACTGATGAATTTTTTAAAGCGGTTGAACGAGCTGGTAACAATGCTAACTTTACTAAAATGGCCACAAAATTTAAAACTGTAGGGCAAGCAATTCAAGGAATTAAAGAAAATCTAGCTTATCAATTAATTAAGCAGTTTCAACGATTTAGTAAAGTAGGAATTGATGCACTTGATAAAGTCAACGATAAAATTAATCGATTTGATTTTAATAAATTAGGTGATAAGGCTATGGCGGTCTTTAACAAGATTAGAAGTGCAGCTAGTAATATATTTAAAGGCTTTAATTCAACTGGAGCATTGTCAGCAATACAAGGCATGTTTCAAGACATTGGTAAAACAATAGGTTCACTAAGTAAAAAAGCTTCATCTGGTGGTAAAGGAAATTTATTTACGCAAATTGGGAAAATAGGTGGTGGTGCAATTAGAGGAGCGGCTAATGCAATAGATGGCATAGCTAGAGCAATTAGCAAAATGGATCCTGGGACATTAAAAGCTTTGGGTGCTGCATTAGTAATTTTAAAGACAGGTATGAAAGGACTAGTATTTGGTGCATTAATAGCAGGATTAAATAAATTAGGTAAACTTAAACCCGACCAGATAAAGCAAGTTGCGACTGCTATTAAGGTTTTGGCAGGTGCATTTCTGGCTTTTAAAATTGGAAAGGGCATTATAAATACTATTTCTTCGGTTGGTAATGCGTTTGATAAACTTAAAGGTTTGAAAAACATTTTTGGCAAGAGTAAAGAAATTAAAACACCTAAAATTGAAGCGCCAGATATTAATGCTATAACTAAACCATTTGAAGGTTTATCTAATCTTGCAAGTGGAATTTTAAAATTTTCTGTTGCTTTGCTTGCAGTTGCTGCTGCAGTTTGGGTATTTGCTCAAGCTGCTGCTACATTGAATAGTAGCGGCGGATTAACAATGTTTTTAGGAATGATTATTGGTATTAGCGGGTTAATGATTGTGGCTTCAGGCCTTGGCTCGGCTTTAGAGATAGCTTTACCAGGTATTTTAGGCTTTTCAGCTGCAATTTTATTAATTGGCGCGGCAATAGCTATTGCAACTCCCGGTATTAGTGCTTTGTCGGGATTAGTAAGGTCAATTGGTAGTGCAGTAACAAGCGTTATTAATGCAATAGCTGGCGCTTTGCCAGGAGTAGTTGCTGTAATTAATTCGGTAGCTTCTGGAATAAAAAATATTATTTCTCAGTTAGGACAATCAATTTCTCAGGCAGTCAATTCGATAGGGCAAAATGTCGGTCGAATAGCGAATACCATTGGTAAGTCAATTTCTGGAGTAATAAATAGCGTTGGACGATCAATTTCGAATGTAATTAAGTCCATTACAGGTGGAATTAAGGGAATTCTTGAGGGAATAGCTGACACCATTAAATCTGTTGGACAATCCGCAAAATATGCTGGTCAAGGTGTGAGTTTAATGGCTAGTGGTATGAAAGAACTATCTGGAATTGGTATAGGTAGAGTAGGTGCTATATTTGCAGAAATTGTGACAGGAGCTAAGAAATTAGGTGATACAGGTTCAAATGTTTCGAAAGCAGGTAACGGTGTGTCTAGGTTTGTTTCTGGATTAAAATTAGCTGCTTCTGCTTTAAAATCATTAAAAGCTAATAGTAAAATTTCAATTAGTATAAAAAAGCCTAAAACTTTTAAATTACAATTACCTAAAACTAAATCCTTACATATTACAATTGCCAAACCAAAAATCCCAACACCTAAAGCGCCAAAGATTAAAACTTTGCACGTTAAAGTCGCAAGACCGGTTATTCCCCAGCCTAGAATGCCTAAATTGAGAAACATTCCAGCCCCTCATGTAGGCAGACCGTCAATGGTAGGTGTTGTTTCTGCAGTTAGATCAGGTATGAATCAAGCAGTATCAGCCGTAAGGAGTGGTGGTAATCGGATGGTTGCCGCTGTTCAATCGGCTGTTTCAAGAGCTGCTGCTGTTGCTAGAAGTGGCGCAGGTGCAATGCAATCAGCCGGAGCTATGATTGGCGCTGGACTTGCTGCCGGAATACGTTCAGAAATTGGTGCAGTAGCTGCGGCAGCCGATGCATTAGTTGCACAAGCTGATCGGGCGGCACGTGCAAAAGCAAAAATTCATTCACCATCAAGGCTATTTGCTGAAGTTGGTAGTTTTATCGGTCAAGGTATGGCTTTGGGAATGAATAAAACTACCGGTTTAGTTAGTGCTGCAGGAGCAGGATTAATTGATGCCGCCAACACTGGTAGCAGTGTGGGTGTTAATTATACTGGTTCTGGCTCAATTACACCGGCCAGCTTGACACGCAGTCAGGTATTTTCTACTCGTAATAACAGTAGTAATAGTAGCCACGCTGTTACGATTGCCAAAGGTGCCATTGTAATTAATGGCTCAAGCAAACCACAACAAACGGCTGATGAAATTATGACAGCTATTGAAAAGCGCATGGTTGAAATTGATAATAGGAGGCTTTAA
- a CDS encoding phage tail sheath family protein, which translates to MAGGTWKTQNKRRSGAYVNVKGIAQPTSDSSLGRTLILSNAQLGWGKKGVIEVHNDSNFKELLGTTIDDPKLMALKQVLKGAETVLFLNTNDGVRASLSDPALPWKFEATYPGTKGNDISISVEKDPNNTTNITVTTLFGTEIVDEQTITTTTGNNLLANDYVIPTMTEQDNGQAKLEAISAAASYKLTGGTTTPANTEDLMSDAMETENYSVVTTAGYPEDSNIHALLVTTVKRLRDTEGMKIRGVIPASSSINNVNYEGISVVANGLTLSDGTALSVTDATGYFAGLSSSVDGSASLTYTEIEDAISANPRLNNEKTIAALNAGQIVFSTRPGQRVVIEQDINSLTKFTKDKPKSFSKNKVLRVLDEIATDTEQAFEKSYLGKVGNNAAGRDLFKANRVSYLQGLNDSNVIQDFSATDITVNPGEDSDSVVVDLAVKPVDAMEKLYVTINVG; encoded by the coding sequence ATGGCAGGCGGAACATGGAAAACGCAGAATAAGCGGCGTTCAGGAGCATATGTCAATGTTAAGGGCATTGCCCAACCGACTTCTGATTCTAGTTTAGGTAGAACATTAATATTAAGTAATGCGCAATTAGGCTGGGGCAAGAAAGGCGTTATTGAAGTACATAATGATAGTAACTTCAAAGAGTTACTAGGGACAACAATTGATGATCCAAAACTGATGGCATTGAAACAGGTACTAAAGGGGGCTGAAACAGTCCTCTTTTTAAATACCAACGATGGCGTACGGGCAAGTTTGTCTGATCCAGCATTACCTTGGAAGTTCGAAGCAACTTACCCCGGAACTAAGGGTAATGACATCAGTATTTCAGTTGAAAAGGATCCAAATAATACGACTAATATCACAGTTACAACACTGTTTGGTACTGAAATTGTTGATGAGCAGACAATTACTACGACAACAGGCAATAACTTACTTGCTAATGATTATGTTATTCCGACAATGACTGAACAGGATAATGGTCAAGCTAAACTAGAAGCAATTAGTGCAGCAGCCAGCTACAAGTTAACTGGTGGGACAACAACGCCAGCTAATACCGAGGACCTGATGAGCGATGCAATGGAGACAGAAAACTATTCGGTTGTCACAACAGCTGGTTATCCAGAAGACAGTAATATTCATGCGTTACTGGTTACAACGGTTAAGCGTCTAAGAGATACCGAGGGAATGAAGATTCGCGGTGTGATTCCGGCAAGTTCAAGTATCAACAACGTCAATTACGAAGGCATTTCAGTTGTTGCCAATGGCTTAACGCTAAGCGATGGCACTGCTTTATCTGTGACTGATGCCACTGGCTATTTTGCTGGTCTGTCTAGTTCAGTTGATGGTTCAGCCTCACTGACTTATACAGAAATTGAAGATGCAATTAGTGCTAATCCACGGTTGAACAATGAGAAAACTATCGCGGCATTGAATGCTGGTCAGATTGTCTTTTCAACACGACCAGGTCAACGAGTTGTAATTGAGCAGGACATCAATTCACTGACTAAGTTTACTAAGGATAAGCCTAAGAGCTTCAGTAAGAATAAAGTTCTACGGGTATTGGACGAGATTGCGACAGATACTGAACAAGCATTTGAGAAATCTTACTTAGGCAAAGTTGGCAATAACGCCGCTGGCCGTGACCTGTTTAAAGCTAACCGAGTAAGCTATTTGCAAGGCTTAAACGACAGTAACGTAATTCAAGACTTTAGTGCAACTGATATTACAGTTAATCCGGGCGAAGACAGTGATTCCGTTGTTGTTGACTTGGCAGTAAAGCCTGTGGATGCAATGGAGAAACTCTACGTCACGATTAATGTAGGATAG
- a CDS encoding putative phage tail protein: MSNNLMNYLPDYYQDVYEMQAIMHAHGQVLDEFESKQIRTLLNQFVTQTDSKGIAVFENQVGVQPSPGDDLATRQNRVLMHLLPPRPITIRYLRELFNTLKIPVNITIDYGKRDAIIEGNSSSITDAQIDNIRYILNVYLPANMLYEIKIALKQALIGTDLFIGIGMKSKVTTVVDANVSQFFN, encoded by the coding sequence ATGAGTAATAACTTGATGAATTATTTACCAGATTACTATCAAGACGTTTACGAGATGCAGGCAATTATGCATGCACACGGGCAGGTCTTAGATGAGTTTGAAAGTAAACAAATTCGGACGCTGCTCAATCAATTTGTGACACAGACTGATAGTAAAGGTATTGCGGTATTTGAAAATCAGGTTGGTGTGCAACCAAGTCCAGGTGATGATTTAGCTACTAGGCAGAATCGGGTGCTGATGCACTTGCTGCCACCTAGACCGATAACGATTAGATATTTGCGAGAATTGTTTAATACTTTGAAAATACCAGTCAATATCACAATTGATTATGGTAAGCGTGATGCAATTATTGAAGGTAATAGTAGCAGTATTACAGATGCTCAGATTGACAATATCAGATATATTCTAAATGTTTATTTGCCAGCTAACATGCTTTACGAAATCAAGATTGCTTTGAAGCAGGCATTGATTGGCACTGATTTATTTATTGGCATTGGTATGAAGTCAAAAGTAACAACGGTAGTAGATGCAAATGTGTCGCAGTTTTTTAATTAA
- a CDS encoding HK97 gp10 family phage protein gives MSLGTVDDSEFKAFTDKITNAVNSGQLKQAIGESAGRIGQQSLKQFKANTPVDTGTLRRSWTVSGPHYGGMSWDIKLSNNAEYSSFVENGHRTRGGGSWVPGQFFMEKSKTQIESQLPFLITPVLVKFRNLLS, from the coding sequence GTGAGTTTGGGAACGGTTGACGACAGCGAGTTTAAGGCATTTACTGACAAGATTACGAATGCCGTAAATAGTGGTCAGTTAAAGCAAGCGATTGGTGAGAGTGCTGGTAGAATTGGTCAACAATCACTTAAGCAGTTTAAAGCTAATACGCCAGTTGATACTGGTACTTTAAGGCGTTCTTGGACTGTGTCTGGTCCGCATTATGGCGGCATGAGCTGGGACATTAAACTTAGCAACAATGCTGAATACTCGTCTTTTGTTGAGAATGGTCACCGAACTCGTGGTGGTGGCAGTTGGGTACCAGGACAATTTTTTATGGAGAAGTCAAAAACGCAAATCGAAAGTCAATTGCCATTCTTGATTACACCAGTATTAGTTAAGTTTAGGAACCTATTATCATGA
- a CDS encoding late control protein D, translating into MITFFQIWSRDKKKGYDVKNIVANPKWTTDLNFSAGQLDFDLVYQDKTYLPALGSIVKFYWDHKKVFYGYVFKAELKSDKTVNITAYDKTRYLKNQDSIVWKTGTIADRFTNVCKRAGISHKVVDRPKHKVAAEVCDGKSYFDMLKSAIKKTLRATGHMYFIYANYSRIELCRAPRKKLKLILDGDSGMTDFTYSKDIDNTANVVKIVQKNEKKSKSKTATAKSDDPKRTSFKTVTKKMPSVKRWGKLQITENKKNKANHAQMVKQAKNVLKQKDLANKTLTIDCIGNLDLVAGNSVEVKIKGYKTIKNCGILKATHNFGTDYNCELEMKVMSSWLASDSGE; encoded by the coding sequence ATGATAACCTTTTTTCAAATTTGGTCACGAGATAAAAAGAAAGGTTACGATGTTAAAAACATTGTCGCTAATCCGAAATGGACAACAGATCTGAACTTTTCTGCTGGGCAATTAGATTTTGATTTGGTTTATCAAGATAAGACTTACTTGCCAGCACTTGGCAGCATTGTTAAATTTTATTGGGATCATAAAAAGGTCTTTTATGGCTATGTTTTTAAGGCAGAACTTAAAAGCGATAAGACGGTTAATATTACAGCTTACGACAAGACGCGATATTTAAAGAACCAAGATTCTATCGTGTGGAAGACAGGAACAATTGCTGACCGTTTTACTAATGTCTGCAAGCGAGCTGGCATCAGTCACAAAGTAGTTGACCGACCGAAGCATAAGGTAGCTGCGGAAGTTTGTGACGGTAAGTCATACTTCGATATGCTTAAAAGCGCAATCAAGAAAACATTGCGTGCAACAGGACACATGTATTTCATTTATGCTAATTACTCACGGATTGAATTGTGCCGAGCGCCGCGTAAAAAGCTTAAGCTGATTTTGGATGGTGACTCAGGGATGACAGATTTCACATATTCTAAGGACATTGATAACACGGCAAACGTAGTCAAAATCGTTCAAAAGAATGAAAAGAAATCCAAGTCTAAGACAGCCACAGCTAAGAGTGATGATCCTAAAAGAACGAGTTTTAAAACGGTAACTAAAAAGATGCCGAGCGTTAAGCGTTGGGGCAAATTGCAGATTACAGAAAACAAGAAAAATAAAGCTAATCATGCACAGATGGTTAAGCAAGCGAAGAATGTTTTGAAGCAAAAAGACTTAGCCAATAAAACTTTGACGATAGATTGCATTGGCAACCTTGATTTAGTGGCAGGTAATTCGGTTGAAGTAAAAATCAAAGGCTACAAGACGATCAAGAATTGCGGTATTTTAAAGGCAACGCATAATTTTGGTACAGATTATAATTGTGAATTAGAAATGAAGGTGATGTCGTCATGGCTGGCGAGCGACTCTGGCGAATGA